A single region of the Bacteroidales bacterium genome encodes:
- a CDS encoding 3'-5' exonuclease, whose translation MAAIDDGKFYINKIDGVTKKMIDEIKPELILIYENAQQLIEKEKSDYVLFSLINRNIYETALLNEIEKLVEEYKKQTNKIHISEFNKLISDIVINEPVPFIFERIGTKYHHFLIDEFQDTSVMQWQNFLPMIENSLANSDFNMVVGDGKQAIYRWRGGEVEQFGNLPEIYKPQSEIISEKENILKQNYTEQKLDVNRRSKNVIVKFNNDFFGVASEQLNAQYKKIYADVKQNTKENNEGGYVSVEFIDNVDYDELTLVKIIDVVEEAIKDGYELNDIAILCRSNVHAIKTAIFLLENDINVVSSESLLLCNSPDVCFIVSFMKFLVNNDNNIAKAEILQYLKSKNYINIEYEEIFGNAAKLSVLQFTDLLGKNNFTLSLSGLSSFNLFDLAEKLIDTFKLNVNSNIYIQFFLDLVLEYNSKSNSILSDFLVWWDEEKGKKSLMIPEEINAVRIMTIHKAKGLQFPIVIIPFADWKTNKLADYIWLNIENKGIKNMNSVLVSLNKKLLHSEYSGVYEEEVNKTFLDELNVLYVAMTRPKERLHVFAKEERKKENISGVIKKYFISKSDYIENKTLYEYGEKAVKVSPSDKRKQSNGNMVKLNSFIYNSWQDKVLLRRNAPDLWNDKVFIKKQRGILIHEVLSKIFTVTDVELAVNLIHSEGLIKNTEKEKLKEEITVLLSNPEIKPYFEEGINVKSEREILKDGKTYRPDRIILKNNRAIVIDFKTGKEKEKHKQQIKEYACLLQDLGYEIEEGVLIYIDESKVVKIK comes from the coding sequence ATGGCAGCCATTGATGACGGGAAATTTTATATTAATAAAATTGATGGCGTAACAAAAAAAATGATTGATGAAATAAAGCCCGAATTAATTTTAATTTATGAAAACGCACAGCAGTTAATAGAAAAAGAAAAATCCGATTATGTTTTGTTTTCGTTAATCAACAGGAATATTTATGAAACAGCGCTATTAAATGAAATTGAAAAACTTGTTGAAGAATACAAAAAGCAAACCAACAAAATTCATATTTCTGAATTCAATAAATTAATTTCAGATATTGTCATTAACGAGCCGGTTCCGTTTATATTCGAGCGAATAGGAACTAAATATCATCATTTTTTAATTGATGAATTTCAAGATACATCGGTTATGCAGTGGCAAAATTTTCTGCCGATGATTGAAAACTCGCTTGCAAATTCAGATTTCAATATGGTTGTTGGAGACGGAAAGCAGGCAATTTATCGTTGGCGTGGCGGAGAGGTTGAGCAATTCGGCAATTTACCGGAAATATACAAACCGCAAAGTGAAATTATTTCCGAAAAAGAAAATATTCTGAAACAAAATTATACTGAGCAAAAGCTTGATGTGAACCGAAGAAGCAAAAATGTTATAGTAAAATTTAATAATGATTTTTTCGGCGTGGCTTCAGAACAGCTCAATGCTCAATACAAAAAAATATATGCTGATGTAAAGCAAAATACAAAAGAAAACAATGAAGGTGGTTATGTTAGTGTTGAGTTTATTGATAATGTTGATTACGATGAATTAACATTAGTAAAAATCATTGATGTTGTGGAGGAAGCAATAAAAGACGGATATGAATTAAACGATATTGCCATTCTCTGCCGCTCAAATGTTCATGCAATAAAAACAGCAATTTTTTTATTAGAGAATGACATAAATGTAGTTTCTTCCGAATCGCTTTTGTTATGCAATTCTCCCGATGTTTGCTTCATTGTGTCGTTCATGAAATTTTTAGTAAATAATGATAATAATATTGCAAAAGCAGAAATATTACAATATCTGAAAAGTAAAAATTACATCAACATAGAGTATGAAGAAATATTTGGAAATGCTGCCAAATTAAGTGTTTTGCAATTTACTGATTTGCTCGGGAAAAATAATTTTACTCTCTCTCTCTCGGGATTATCAAGTTTTAATTTATTCGACCTTGCGGAAAAGCTCATAGATACTTTCAAACTCAATGTAAATTCAAATATTTATATTCAGTTTTTTCTTGATTTGGTTTTGGAATACAATTCTAAATCCAATAGCATTTTATCTGATTTTCTTGTTTGGTGGGATGAAGAAAAAGGTAAAAAATCTTTAATGATACCGGAAGAAATTAATGCAGTGAGGATAATGACAATCCATAAAGCAAAGGGATTGCAGTTCCCTATTGTCATTATACCTTTTGCCGACTGGAAAACAAATAAGCTTGCAGATTATATTTGGCTGAATATCGAAAACAAGGGAATTAAGAATATGAATTCTGTTCTTGTTTCATTAAACAAAAAACTTCTGCATTCGGAATACAGCGGGGTATATGAAGAAGAAGTGAATAAAACTTTTCTTGATGAACTGAATGTATTATATGTTGCTATGACTCGCCCGAAGGAACGATTACATGTTTTTGCAAAAGAAGAAAGAAAGAAAGAAAACATATCAGGTGTTATAAAAAAATATTTTATTTCAAAAAGCGATTATATTGAAAATAAAACTCTTTACGAATACGGTGAAAAAGCCGTGAAAGTATCTCCCTCTGATAAGAGAAAGCAAAGTAATGGAAACATGGTTAAATTAAATTCATTTATATATAACAGTTGGCAGGATAAAGTTTTATTAAGAAGAAATGCTCCTGATTTATGGAATGACAAAGTATTCATAAAAAAACAGAGAGGAATATTAATACATGAAGTTCTTTCAAAAATATTTACTGTCACAGATGTCGAACTTGCTGTAAATTTAATTCATTCGGAAGGATTAATTAAAAACACCGAAAAGGAAAAATTAAAAGAAGAAATAACTGTTTTGCTTTCTAATCCTGAAATAAAGCCATATTTTGAAGAAGGAATAAATGTTAAATCCGAAAGAGAAATATTAAAAGACGGTAAAACATACCGTCCCGACAGGATAATTTTAAAAAATAACAGGGCAATAGTTATTGATTTTAAAACAGGAAAAGAAAAAGAAAAACACAAACAGCAAATCAAAGAATATGCCTGCTTGCTTCAGGATTTGGGATATGAGATTGAAGAGGGAGTGTTGATTTATATTGATGAGAGCAAGGTTGTTAAAATAAAATAA
- a CDS encoding tetratricopeptide repeat protein, translating into MAKESENAEVKKNSIKEIFTRTEEYINENQKTVSIVVGVIVGILLIYFAYKKFYLAPREIEAQAQIFNAENYFEKDSLKFALNGDGNNPGFIEIIDQYGSTKSGNLAHYYAGMCYLKLGQFQNAIDQLEKFKSDDQIVKTLAIGAIGDAYLELKQTDKAIEYYTKASERKMNILTSPYFLNKLANTYEDNNQLDKALEVYKRLKNDYPKSYEAKEAEKDIAKIKAKMGQ; encoded by the coding sequence ATGGCAAAAGAATCCGAAAATGCTGAAGTAAAAAAGAATTCGATAAAAGAAATTTTTACACGAACCGAAGAATACATAAACGAAAATCAAAAAACCGTATCAATAGTAGTAGGCGTTATTGTCGGTATTTTGTTAATTTATTTTGCATATAAGAAATTTTATCTAGCACCACGTGAAATAGAAGCACAGGCACAAATATTTAATGCCGAAAATTATTTCGAAAAAGATTCACTGAAATTTGCATTGAATGGCGATGGCAACAACCCTGGATTTATTGAAATTATTGACCAGTACGGCTCAACAAAATCAGGCAATTTGGCTCATTATTACGCCGGCATGTGTTACCTAAAACTCGGGCAATTCCAGAATGCAATAGACCAGCTTGAAAAATTTAAATCCGACGACCAGATTGTTAAGACACTTGCCATCGGAGCTATCGGCGATGCTTATCTGGAGCTCAAACAAACGGATAAAGCAATTGAATATTATACAAAAGCTTCTGAAAGAAAAATGAATATTCTTACTTCTCCCTATTTTCTTAATAAACTTGCAAATACTTACGAGGACAACAATCAACTTGACAAAGCACTTGAAGTTTACAAACGCCTGAAAAATGATTATCCCAAATCTTATGAAGCAAAAGAAGCCGAAAAAGATATTGCTAAAATTAAAGCTAAAATGGGGCAATAA
- a CDS encoding UvrD-helicase domain-containing protein, translated as MSQKNFTVYRSSAGSGKTFTLVKEYLKLILADDDCNKFRGILAITFTNKAAEEMKQRVIDTLDDLTVLKNEQTKSLLEQVKSELNLDENIIKARAKKILNAILHNYSDFAIGTIDSFTHRIIRSFANDLKIGFNFEVELDAELILEHVIDVLISKAGSDEDITKVLVEFIESKIEDEKSWKIENNILGFSKNLFKEDTCSHFRNLKKISIKDFLALRSLFYKKIKLFENKINEVGKKGVEKIKSKNIEFKDFLNGEKGLPKYFEKLALFEKDVNCWCLIHTLWQPLMTGNFILIKLMA; from the coding sequence GTGTCTCAGAAAAACTTCACCGTATATCGTTCATCTGCCGGTTCGGGTAAAACTTTTACGCTTGTAAAAGAATATCTGAAATTGATTCTTGCCGATGATGATTGCAATAAATTCCGCGGTATACTTGCAATAACATTCACCAATAAAGCAGCTGAAGAAATGAAGCAGCGTGTAATTGACACGTTAGATGATTTGACTGTTTTGAAAAATGAACAAACCAAAAGCTTGTTGGAACAAGTAAAGAGTGAGCTGAATCTTGATGAAAATATAATTAAAGCAAGAGCAAAGAAAATTCTTAATGCAATACTTCACAACTATTCCGATTTTGCAATAGGCACAATTGATTCGTTCACTCATAGAATAATACGAAGTTTTGCAAATGATTTGAAAATAGGTTTTAATTTCGAAGTCGAACTTGATGCGGAACTTATATTGGAACATGTAATCGATGTGCTTATTAGTAAAGCCGGAAGTGATGAGGATATTACCAAAGTACTTGTTGAGTTTATTGAATCAAAAATTGAAGATGAGAAAAGTTGGAAAATTGAGAATAACATTCTCGGTTTTTCAAAAAATCTTTTCAAAGAAGATACCTGCTCTCATTTTAGGAATTTAAAAAAAATTTCAATAAAGGACTTCCTTGCATTAAGAAGTTTATTTTACAAAAAAATAAAATTGTTTGAAAATAAAATAAATGAAGTCGGGAAGAAGGGAGTTGAAAAAATAAAATCGAAGAATATTGAATTTAAAGATTTTTTAAACGGAGAAAAGGGATTGCCGAAATATTTTGAAAAACTTGCATTGTTTGAAAAAGATGTGAATTGCTGGTGCCTAATTCATACGTTATGGCAGCCATTGATGACGGGAAATTTTATATTAATAAAATTGATGGCGTAA
- the ribH gene encoding 6,7-dimethyl-8-ribityllumazine synthase has protein sequence MPLKKTNLSSYNKKGITVHPKTIIGIVVSEWNKEVTEKLYQGAFNTLIKSGIKKENIIRKNVPGSFELPYCAKLLLENTFVDAVICLGCVIQGETRHFEFISGAVANGIMQLNINHGIPVIFGVLTTNTIEQAIERAGGKHGNKGVEAAASALKMINL, from the coding sequence ATGCCATTAAAGAAAACTAATTTATCATCATATAATAAAAAAGGCATAACAGTCCACCCCAAAACAATTATAGGAATTGTGGTTTCGGAATGGAATAAAGAGGTTACAGAAAAACTTTATCAGGGAGCGTTTAACACTTTAATAAAATCCGGAATAAAAAAAGAAAACATAATAAGAAAAAATGTACCCGGAAGTTTTGAGTTGCCTTATTGCGCAAAATTGTTGCTCGAAAATACTTTTGTTGATGCAGTGATTTGTCTTGGTTGTGTAATTCAAGGTGAAACCCGTCATTTCGAATTTATTTCAGGTGCCGTGGCAAATGGCATAATGCAGCTTAACATTAACCATGGTATTCCGGTTATATTCGGAGTTCTTACCACCAATACAATTGAGCAAGCAATAGAAAGAGCAGGAGGCAAACACGGAAACAAAGGAGTTGAAGCAGCCGCTTCAGCACTAAAAATGATAAATTTATAG
- the recF gene encoding DNA replication and repair protein RecF (All proteins in this family for which functions are known are DNA-binding proteins that assist the filamentation of RecA onto DNA for the initiation of recombination or recombinational repair.) — translation MYLQKLSLINFKNFHEVEIEFSEKINCFVGNNGMGKTNLLDAIYYLSFCKSYFNLMDSQNIKHNESFFVVQGTYVKDDNSENVYCGLKLNQKKQFKLNKKEYSRLADHVGYFPLVIVSPDDSEIITGGSEIRRKFVDSIISQYDKVYLDNLINYNKLIFQRNNLLKRFAESKSYNKENLEIWDEQIVPLGNEIYKKRSEFVNDFKPVFEKHYKFISLNNEKVELEYNSQLKGNDFKVLLNENIGKDRMLQYTSTGIHKDDLIFMFDGFPVKKFGSQGQQKSFIIALKLAQFDLLAEIKKFKPVILFDDVFDKLDHLRVEQIIKLVSDNNFGQIFITDTEIQRIQNVFEKVKSEHKIFNVDNGAIAMSNI, via the coding sequence ATGTATTTACAAAAGCTTTCACTTATAAATTTCAAGAACTTCCACGAAGTTGAGATTGAATTTTCTGAAAAAATAAATTGTTTTGTGGGCAATAACGGAATGGGAAAGACAAATCTTCTTGATGCCATTTATTATTTATCGTTTTGTAAAAGTTATTTCAATTTAATGGATAGCCAAAACATAAAGCACAATGAATCGTTTTTTGTAGTTCAGGGAACTTATGTAAAAGACGATAATTCGGAAAATGTTTACTGCGGATTGAAGTTAAACCAGAAAAAACAATTTAAACTTAATAAAAAGGAATATTCACGTTTAGCCGACCATGTGGGTTATTTCCCTCTTGTAATAGTTTCTCCTGATGACAGTGAAATAATTACCGGCGGCAGCGAAATAAGACGAAAATTTGTTGACAGCATAATTTCGCAGTACGATAAAGTTTATCTCGACAATCTTATAAATTATAACAAACTCATTTTTCAAAGAAATAACCTTCTTAAACGTTTTGCAGAAAGCAAATCATATAATAAGGAAAATCTTGAAATATGGGACGAGCAAATAGTTCCTCTCGGCAATGAGATTTATAAAAAGCGTTCGGAATTTGTTAATGATTTCAAACCTGTATTTGAGAAACATTATAAATTTATTTCCTTAAATAATGAAAAAGTTGAATTGGAATACAATTCACAACTCAAAGGAAATGATTTTAAAGTATTACTGAACGAAAATATTGGAAAAGACAGAATGTTGCAATATACATCAACAGGCATTCATAAAGACGACCTTATTTTTATGTTTGATGGATTTCCGGTAAAGAAATTTGGCTCACAGGGACAACAGAAATCTTTTATAATTGCCCTTAAGCTCGCCCAGTTCGATTTGCTTGCAGAAATTAAAAAATTTAAACCTGTTATTTTATTTGATGATGTTTTTGATAAACTCGACCATTTGAGGGTTGAACAAATTATTAAACTTGTTTCGGATAATAATTTCGGGCAAATTTTTATTACAGATACCGAAATACAGAGAATACAAAATGTTTTTGAAAAAGTTAAAAGCGAACATAAAATTTTTAATGTTGATAATGGTGCTATTGCTATGTCAAATATATAA